Proteins co-encoded in one Streptomyces sp. NBC_01571 genomic window:
- a CDS encoding NADPH-dependent F420 reductase: MTAIAVLGNGRVGGNLATALTRAGHEVTVADRAPGAAADAARTAHIVVNATPGAGSLDRLVALRGELRAKILVDVSNATVDGPDGLPADLIYPGSSLAEQLQEALPETRVVKTLNTMLFPVMTAPAMLTQAPDVFLSGDDPRAKQTVRELLTDLGWHEERITDLGGIQTARATEAAILFVPHLIRSSGFAPFAISIAR; this comes from the coding sequence ATGACCGCGATCGCAGTTCTCGGAAACGGCCGCGTCGGCGGCAACCTGGCAACAGCCCTCACCCGGGCAGGGCATGAGGTGACCGTGGCGGACCGCGCGCCGGGCGCCGCCGCCGACGCTGCCCGGACAGCCCACATCGTCGTCAACGCCACCCCGGGCGCCGGCTCACTGGACCGGCTCGTCGCCCTGCGCGGTGAACTGCGCGCCAAGATCCTCGTCGACGTCTCCAACGCCACCGTCGACGGGCCGGACGGGCTGCCCGCCGACCTGATCTACCCCGGCTCCAGCCTCGCCGAGCAACTCCAGGAAGCACTCCCCGAAACGCGCGTCGTCAAGACACTCAACACCATGCTCTTCCCGGTGATGACCGCGCCGGCCATGCTCACCCAGGCGCCCGACGTCTTCCTCTCCGGCGACGACCCGCGGGCCAAGCAGACCGTCCGCGAACTGCTCACCGACCTCGGCTGGCACGAGGAGCGGATCACTGATCTCGGCGGGATCCAGACCGCCCGCGCCACCGAAGCCGCAATCCTGTTCGTACCGCACCTGATTCGGTCCAGCGGATTCGCGCCCTTCGCGATCTCGATCGCCCGCTGA
- a CDS encoding 3'(2'),5'-bisphosphate nucleotidase CysQ, which produces MPETLKTTDVAASDADLLDQTAIAVRAAGSALRERFGEVIRYRTREELMRALAANDDTALDILRPRLTGLRPDAGWVEDELDGGALPPGEWWVVDPAEGNVNHLHALPEWAVTATLVRENQPVLTVVHLPLTGETYTALTGAGAHLDGRPLHVSRTADLGLSIVATSQARPDEDEKVVRRVGSSITAMLFDALVVRTAVPATLHLLNVAAGRIDAFWQFAGARADLLPGALLVTEAGGQISDAEGRPWTPRSESFLAAAPGVHAEAVATLSR; this is translated from the coding sequence ATGCCCGAAACGCTGAAGACCACTGACGTCGCCGCCTCCGACGCCGACCTGCTCGACCAGACCGCGATCGCCGTGCGCGCGGCCGGTTCGGCGCTGCGCGAGCGCTTCGGAGAGGTGATCCGCTACCGGACCCGCGAAGAGCTGATGCGCGCGCTCGCCGCCAACGACGACACGGCCCTCGACATCCTGCGCCCCCGCCTCACGGGCCTGCGCCCGGACGCCGGCTGGGTGGAGGACGAACTGGACGGCGGGGCGCTGCCGCCCGGCGAATGGTGGGTCGTGGATCCCGCCGAAGGCAATGTCAACCACCTGCACGCCCTGCCGGAGTGGGCGGTGACCGCCACCCTCGTGCGCGAGAACCAGCCGGTGCTCACCGTGGTCCACCTGCCGTTGACCGGCGAGACCTACACCGCGCTCACCGGCGCGGGCGCCCACCTCGACGGCAGGCCGCTGCACGTCTCCCGGACCGCGGACCTCGGCCTGAGCATCGTGGCCACCAGCCAGGCCCGGCCGGACGAGGACGAGAAGGTCGTGCGGCGCGTCGGCTCCTCGATCACCGCGATGCTCTTCGACGCCCTCGTCGTCCGCACCGCCGTGCCCGCGACCCTGCACCTGCTGAACGTCGCCGCCGGCAGGATCGACGCCTTCTGGCAGTTCGCCGGCGCCCGCGCGGACCTGCTGCCGGGGGCGCTGCTCGTCACCGAGGCCGGCGGACAGATCTCCGACGCCGAGGGCCGCCCGTGGACCCCGCGGAGCGAGAGCTTCCTGGCCGCCGCGCCCGGCGTCCACGCCGAGGCCGTCGCCACACTCTCACGCTGA
- a CDS encoding LysR family transcriptional regulator: MQLDLNLLAALDALLEEGSVNGAAARLHVTAPAMSRSLGRIRRTTGDQILVRTGRTMTPTPYAIAVREQVHELLHQVQGVLAPSRDLDLATLERTFTLRWHDSLVSLSGPALLAAVRGQAPGVRLRFVAESSIDTPGLRRGEVDLEANANRPSAPDIRAENVGGSRLAIVVRRGHPLTRVRTVTAKRYADAEHITVSRRGNLSNALDEALARLGLTRRVVATVPTEAAALEFARGSDLLVSVPEATTRSAVADLGLVVLPLPIELPAAPVYLSWHQRYDTDHAHAWLRGLARTALSVVP; encoded by the coding sequence ATGCAATTGGATTTGAACCTGCTCGCCGCGCTCGACGCGCTGCTGGAGGAGGGAAGTGTGAACGGAGCGGCCGCGCGCCTGCACGTCACTGCCCCCGCCATGAGCCGGAGTCTGGGCCGAATCCGGCGCACGACCGGGGATCAGATCCTGGTGCGCACGGGCCGCACGATGACTCCGACGCCCTATGCGATCGCCGTCCGGGAGCAGGTGCACGAGCTGCTGCACCAGGTCCAGGGGGTGCTGGCACCGAGCCGTGACCTCGATCTGGCAACGCTGGAACGCACTTTCACTCTCCGCTGGCACGATTCCCTGGTCTCCCTGAGCGGCCCCGCACTGCTCGCGGCCGTGCGCGGACAGGCGCCGGGCGTGCGACTGCGTTTCGTCGCGGAATCGAGCATCGACACCCCCGGTCTGCGGCGCGGCGAGGTCGACCTGGAGGCGAACGCCAACCGCCCGAGCGCACCGGACATCCGTGCCGAGAACGTGGGCGGGAGCCGCCTCGCCATCGTCGTGAGACGGGGGCACCCCCTCACCCGCGTCAGGACCGTCACCGCGAAGCGGTACGCCGACGCTGAGCACATCACCGTCTCGCGACGTGGAAACCTCAGCAACGCCCTCGACGAGGCCCTCGCGCGACTCGGCCTCACCCGCCGCGTGGTGGCGACCGTGCCCACGGAAGCGGCCGCGTTGGAGTTCGCGCGCGGCTCCGACCTCCTGGTCAGCGTCCCCGAAGCCACCACGCGGTCCGCGGTCGCCGACCTCGGCCTGGTCGTGCTCCCCCTCCCGATCGAACTACCCGCGGCACCGGTATACCTGTCGTGGCATCAGCGCTACGACACCGACCACGCCCACGCCTGGCTGCGTGGGCTGGCGCGAACCGCGCTGAGCGTCGTCCCGTAA
- a CDS encoding MBL fold metallo-hydrolase, whose translation MDTFTLGNVGITRVVEQPARGLARDFVFPDVPVEHWRAHEDWLAPAFLDPAADEIRVMIQTWLIRSEGRTILIDTGIGNDRERPAMPSFHHLNTHYLGELAAGGVRPQDVDTVICTHVHGDHVGWNTRLTDDGEWRPTFPNAQYVISRADFDYWNPANGHRTRSGPRMANVFEDSVAPVHQAGQTVLWEGDSYDIDAQLRIEPAPGHTPGSSVVWLRSGEDRAVFAGDLLHSPLQIVEPDDCASFDEDESRARDSRLRVLGEAADRGALLFPAHFPGPGAVEVSRVGDRFAVKDWAAWR comes from the coding sequence ATGGACACCTTCACGCTCGGAAACGTGGGGATCACCCGCGTGGTGGAGCAGCCCGCCAGAGGCCTCGCCCGCGACTTCGTCTTCCCCGACGTGCCCGTCGAGCACTGGCGGGCGCACGAGGACTGGCTCGCCCCCGCCTTCCTCGACCCGGCCGCCGACGAGATCCGTGTCATGATCCAGACCTGGCTGATCCGCAGCGAGGGCCGGACGATCCTGATCGACACCGGCATCGGCAACGACCGGGAGCGCCCGGCCATGCCGTCCTTCCACCATCTGAACACCCACTACCTCGGAGAGCTGGCGGCGGGAGGCGTCCGCCCGCAGGACGTGGACACGGTGATCTGCACCCATGTCCACGGCGACCACGTCGGGTGGAACACCCGCCTGACGGACGACGGGGAGTGGCGGCCGACCTTCCCCAACGCCCAGTACGTCATCTCGCGCGCCGACTTCGACTACTGGAACCCGGCCAACGGACACCGGACCCGCTCCGGCCCTCGGATGGCCAACGTCTTCGAGGACAGCGTCGCCCCCGTCCACCAGGCCGGACAGACCGTGCTCTGGGAGGGCGACAGCTACGACATCGACGCCCAGCTCCGTATCGAGCCGGCCCCCGGCCATACGCCCGGCTCCTCCGTCGTGTGGCTGCGGTCGGGCGAGGACCGGGCGGTGTTCGCCGGGGATCTGCTGCACAGCCCACTGCAGATCGTGGAGCCGGACGACTGCGCCAGCTTCGATGAGGACGAGTCCCGCGCACGGGACAGCCGGCTCCGCGTGCTGGGCGAGGCCGCCGACCGGGGCGCTCTGCTGTTCCCGGCGCATTTCCCCGGGCCAGGCGCGGTCGAAGTGAGCCGCGTCGGCGACCGGTTCGCGGTGAAGGATTGGGCGGCATGGCGGTGA